From Sphingopyxis sp. USTB-05, the proteins below share one genomic window:
- a CDS encoding heme-binding protein, which produces MIRATLATAIAAFILPMSPVSAELKRDRRIDAADAQTITDTCLALAAKSGWKVHVAVLSEYGDLIRFVGMDGATRTSGVLAQGKARTVFRTGRSSREVAKMDPSAQNAFDAVAIGGGVPVIVDGRMIGVAAASGALPEQDEACVAAGIEAAM; this is translated from the coding sequence ATGATCCGCGCGACCCTCGCCACCGCTATCGCCGCCTTCATTCTGCCGATGTCCCCCGTCAGCGCCGAACTGAAGCGCGACCGCAGGATCGATGCCGCCGACGCGCAGACGATCACCGACACCTGCCTCGCGCTCGCCGCGAAATCGGGGTGGAAGGTGCATGTCGCGGTGCTGAGCGAATATGGCGACCTCATTCGTTTCGTCGGCATGGACGGTGCGACGCGCACCAGCGGCGTTCTTGCGCAGGGCAAGGCGCGCACCGTCTTCCGCACCGGGCGCAGCAGCCGCGAGGTCGCGAAGATGGACCCGTCCGCGCAAAATGCCTTTGATGCCGTGGCGATCGGCGGCGGCGTTCCGGTGATCGTCGACGGCCGGATGATCGGTGTCGCCGCTGCGAGCGGCGCGCTGCCCGAGCAGGACGAGGCCTGCGTCGCCGCGGGGATCGAAGCTGCAATGTAG
- a CDS encoding DPP IV N-terminal domain-containing protein, whose translation MRFGNIMLAFALVATPAAAQISEADIDRSLALRESWIGLTENVAFAGHWTADGRGYAYRKTVPGGFAFVTYDAKSGKKRPSFDQQRLASALGKATGESYAALRLPFESFAFLPDGKAIKFSLHDDSWQCSLADYVCAETPRVGQPRAFGVVRDLAVPADNSPRRSPDGKWEAHVENFNIAVRPIGGAWKRISTDGSDANFYDPESIVWSPDSAKLAAYRVRPGFRRIVTRILSTPADQVQPRVMEQLYPKPGDAVDIDQPALFDVAAGRQLSVPGELFANPYDMTKLEWRKDSASVSFVYEQRGHQLARVVSIDAVTGAPHAAVTEEAKSFINQGRRFRYDLDNGREVIWMSERDGWNHLYLFDGATGAVKTQVTKGAWVVRDVVKVDEAKRQIYFTASGMNAGEDPYFQHFYRIDFDGSKLTPLTSANAYHDIALSPDMSLYVDTYSRVDLPPVAELRRTRDGSLVAALERADISKLLAAGFKAPEPFVAKGRDGQTDIYGLIVRPRDFDPAKRYPVIENIYAGPHSSFVPKTWWPFGYHSGGDKVVGMQSLADLGFIVVQIDGMGTLNRSKAFHDVAWKNIGDAGFPDRILWHKAVAAQNPAYDISRVGLYGGSAGGQNTLSGLLFYPEFYKVGVAFAGCFDNRMDKISWNEQWMGWPVDASYSASSGVDNAWRLKGKLLMIVGEQDENVDPASTMQVVSALVKSNKVFDLLVVPGGGHAVGRSTGPVDYGQRKQFDFFLNNLAGQETPDWNARAAAPPAP comes from the coding sequence CCCGGGGGCTTCGCTTTCGTCACCTATGACGCGAAGTCGGGAAAGAAGCGGCCGAGCTTCGACCAGCAGCGCCTCGCGTCGGCGCTCGGCAAGGCGACGGGGGAAAGCTACGCGGCGTTGCGCCTGCCGTTCGAAAGCTTCGCTTTCTTGCCCGACGGCAAGGCAATCAAATTCTCGCTGCACGACGATAGCTGGCAATGCAGCCTCGCCGACTATGTCTGCGCCGAGACCCCACGCGTGGGTCAGCCGCGTGCCTTCGGCGTCGTACGCGACCTTGCGGTCCCCGCCGACAACAGCCCGCGCCGCTCGCCCGACGGCAAGTGGGAGGCGCATGTCGAAAATTTCAACATCGCGGTGCGCCCGATCGGCGGCGCGTGGAAACGGATCAGCACCGACGGTTCCGACGCCAATTTCTACGATCCCGAATCGATCGTCTGGTCACCCGATTCGGCGAAGCTCGCGGCGTACCGCGTCCGACCCGGCTTTCGCCGGATCGTCACCCGCATCCTCTCGACCCCCGCCGATCAGGTGCAGCCGCGTGTGATGGAACAGCTCTATCCGAAGCCCGGTGACGCGGTCGACATCGACCAGCCGGCCTTGTTCGATGTCGCAGCGGGGCGGCAGCTTTCGGTGCCGGGCGAACTGTTCGCCAATCCTTATGACATGACGAAACTCGAATGGCGGAAGGACAGCGCCAGCGTCAGTTTCGTTTACGAGCAGCGCGGCCACCAACTCGCGCGCGTCGTGTCGATCGATGCGGTCACGGGGGCGCCCCACGCCGCGGTAACCGAAGAGGCGAAGAGCTTCATCAACCAGGGGCGCCGCTTCCGTTACGACCTCGATAACGGACGCGAAGTCATCTGGATGTCCGAACGCGACGGGTGGAACCATCTCTATCTTTTTGACGGCGCCACCGGCGCGGTGAAAACGCAGGTCACAAAGGGTGCGTGGGTCGTCCGCGATGTCGTCAAAGTCGATGAGGCGAAACGGCAGATATATTTCACCGCGAGCGGAATGAACGCGGGCGAAGACCCCTATTTCCAGCATTTTTACCGGATCGATTTCGACGGCAGCAAGCTGACCCCATTGACCAGCGCCAATGCCTATCATGACATTGCCTTGTCGCCCGACATGAGCCTGTACGTCGACACCTATTCACGCGTCGACCTGCCGCCCGTCGCCGAACTGCGTCGCACGCGCGACGGCAGCCTCGTCGCGGCGCTTGAGCGCGCCGATATCTCAAAACTGCTCGCGGCGGGTTTCAAGGCGCCCGAACCCTTCGTCGCGAAAGGCCGCGACGGGCAGACCGACATTTACGGCCTGATCGTCCGCCCGCGCGATTTCGATCCGGCGAAGCGCTATCCGGTGATCGAGAATATCTATGCCGGCCCGCATTCGAGCTTCGTGCCCAAGACATGGTGGCCGTTCGGCTATCATTCGGGGGGCGACAAGGTCGTCGGGATGCAGTCGCTCGCCGACCTTGGCTTCATCGTCGTCCAGATCGACGGCATGGGTACGCTCAATCGCTCGAAGGCGTTCCATGATGTCGCCTGGAAGAATATCGGCGATGCGGGCTTTCCCGATCGCATCCTCTGGCACAAGGCGGTCGCGGCGCAAAATCCCGCTTACGACATCTCGCGCGTCGGTCTCTATGGCGGATCGGCGGGCGGGCAGAACACATTGTCGGGCCTGTTGTTCTATCCCGAATTCTATAAGGTCGGGGTCGCCTTTGCGGGCTGTTTCGACAACCGCATGGACAAGATCAGCTGGAACGAACAGTGGATGGGCTGGCCGGTCGATGCCAGCTATTCGGCCTCGTCGGGCGTCGACAACGCCTGGCGGCTCAAGGGCAAGCTGTTGATGATCGTCGGCGAGCAGGATGAGAATGTCGACCCCGCGTCGACGATGCAGGTGGTGAGCGCGCTGGTGAAGTCCAACAAGGTCTTCGACCTGCTCGTCGTCCCGGGCGGGGGCCATGCGGTCGGCCGCTCGACCGGCCCGGTCGATTACGGCCAGCGCAAGCAATTCGATTTCTTCCTGAACAATCTGGCCGGGCAGGAAACCCCCGACTGGAACGCCCGCGCCGCCGCGCCGCCCGCGCCGTGA